The stretch of DNA ATCCAATCGCTAAAATGCCGTCATCCGGTTCAATGACTTCGCCTGTACCCGATACAAGGAGTAAATTGTCTTTATCCATCACGATCAGCATGGCTTCCAGACGGCGAAGCATTTTATCAGTACGCCACTCCTTGGCAAGCTCGACAGCTGCCCGCTGCAGATTGCCGCTGTATTCATTCAGTTTTTTTTCAAAAAGCTCAAATAACGTAAACGCATCCGCAACTGATCCGGCAAAGCCAGCGACGACTTTTCCATTAAAAAGGCGACGTACTTTTTTAGCCGTGTGCTTCATTACAACCGCGTTGCCAAACGTTACTTGTCCATCTCCAGCCATCGCTGAAGATCCATTGTGCTTAACAGCAAATATCGTTGTTGCATGAAATTCTCCCACTTCTTCTCTCTCCTTTATGCACGTGGATGATGATTGCGGTATGTATGCTGCAGGTGTTCTTTCGTAATATGTGTGTACATTTGGGTAGACGAAAGGCTGGCATGCCCAAGCAGCTCCTGTACCGTTCTCATATCCGCGCCGTTATTTAACATATGCGTTGCGAACGTATGCCTTAGCATATGCGGATGAATTTTCCCTGATAACGAAGCTTTTTGAATTAAATCATTTAAAATATGGCGGATTCCGCCAGTCGTGATTGGCGCACCCCTGAAGTTCACAAACAATTTACTATGTTCATTTTTCTTCATTAAAAGGGGCCGGCTGTTTTGATTGTAATGTTCCACAGCCTCTGCTGCAAAACTGCCGTATGGCACGTACCTTTCTTTCCCGCCTTTTCCATGGACGAGAAGAACACCGAGGCGCGCATCCAAATCGGGCAGCTCAATCGCCGCACACTCACTGACACGAATACCCGTCCCGTAGAGGATTTCAAGCAGCGCCCGATTTCGGATAGACAGGGGATCTGTCCCTTCTGCCGCTTCAAATAGCTCCCTCATTTCCTCTTCATAAAAAAAAGACGGGAGCTTCTTTGTTCCTTTCGGCCGATGCACAAGCAAAAACGGATTTTCCGTTACGACATTTTCCCTCATTAAAAAACGATAAAACCCGCGAAGGGCCGATATTTTTCGTGAAACAGACGCCCGCGCCATTTTTTTCTCATGAAGCAAGGTTAAATATAAGCGCGCTGTTTGATGCGTTACATCTGTTAATTCTGTAATAAGCTGTTCATTCATGAACATAAAAAAGTGCTCCAGATCATCACGATAATTCTTTACCGTATGAACAGAGCTGTTTTTTTCAATTTGCAGGTAAGCAAAATAAGAGTTTGTATAATTTTTGAAAAGTTTAGACATTTTCCCACCTCACAAAAGGGCTACTACATAATAGCATATGTCAGCAGCCCTTCGCAAGAAATTTACAAACTTTTCGAAAAAGTTTGAATTGTTTCTAAAGCCCGCCCAGCGAGCGCTTTGTACCGTTCTTTTTTGCCTTTAATTTTCTCTGGCAACGCCGGGAACAACCCAAAGTTGGC from Domibacillus sp. DTU_2020_1001157_1_SI_ALB_TIR_016 encodes:
- the hslV gene encoding ATP-dependent protease subunit HslV, whose protein sequence is MGEFHATTIFAVKHNGSSAMAGDGQVTFGNAVVMKHTAKKVRRLFNGKVVAGFAGSVADAFTLFELFEKKLNEYSGNLQRAAVELAKEWRTDKMLRRLEAMLIVMDKDNLLLVSGTGEVIEPDDGILAIGSGGNYALSAGRALKQYAVGLTAAEIAEAALKTAADICVYTNHNIIVEEL
- the xerC gene encoding tyrosine recombinase XerC, producing the protein MSKLFKNYTNSYFAYLQIEKNSSVHTVKNYRDDLEHFFMFMNEQLITELTDVTHQTARLYLTLLHEKKMARASVSRKISALRGFYRFLMRENVVTENPFLLVHRPKGTKKLPSFFYEEEMRELFEAAEGTDPLSIRNRALLEILYGTGIRVSECAAIELPDLDARLGVLLVHGKGGKERYVPYGSFAAEAVEHYNQNSRPLLMKKNEHSKLFVNFRGAPITTGGIRHILNDLIQKASLSGKIHPHMLRHTFATHMLNNGADMRTVQELLGHASLSSTQMYTHITKEHLQHTYRNHHPRA